The following coding sequences lie in one Lolium perenne isolate Kyuss_39 chromosome 2, Kyuss_2.0, whole genome shotgun sequence genomic window:
- the LOC127329152 gene encoding uncharacterized protein isoform X1 produces the protein MDPEAVRRTLEPTASPEDISGSTPYDSFVISGVRLDAAEHGRVLCSFLVTPRHASPQGYLLSGVTATLADQMGSAVIYSIGVGLGGEDFSGVGLSGVSLEISVSYVDTATVGEEIEVEGKLLRAGKSVCVVSIDFRKKRTGKLIAQARHTKYLAVSSKL, from the exons ATGGACCCAGAAGCGGTGCGGCGGACACTCGAGCCCACCGCGTCCCCCGAGGACATATCGGGATCGACCCCTTACGACTCCTTCGTCATCAGCGGCGTCCGCCTCGACGCCGCCGAGCACGGCCGCGTCCTCTGCTCCTTCCTAGTCACCCCACGCCACGCC AGCCCCCAAGGGTATCTCCTCAGCGGCGTCACGGCAACGCTCGCCGACCAGATGGGGTCGGCTGTGATCTACTCCATCGGGGTAGGCTTGGGCGGGGAAGACTTCAGCGGTGTAGGCTTGAGCGGGGTCTCCCTCGAGATCAGCGTGTCCTACGTTGACACGGCCACCGTCGGG GAAGAAATAGAGGTTGAGGGGAAGCTGTTGCGTGCTGGAAAATCAGTCTGTGTTGTCTCTATTGATTTCAGGAAGAAAAGGACTGGCAAATTGATAGCTCAGGCCCGTCATACAAAGTACCTTGCTGTATCTAGCAAATTGTGA
- the LOC127329152 gene encoding uncharacterized protein isoform X2: MDPEAVRRTLEPTASPEDISGSTPYDSFVISGVRLDAAEHGRVLCSFLVTPRHASPQGYLLSGVTATLADQMGSAVIYSIGVGLGGEDFSGVGLSGVSLEISVSYVDTATVGEEIEVEGKLLRAGKSVCVVSIDFRKKRTGKLIAQARHTKYLAVSSKL; this comes from the exons ATGGACCCAGAAGCGGTGCGGCGGACACTCGAGCCCACCGCGTCCCCCGAGGACATATCGGGATCGACCCCTTACGACTCCTTCGTCATCAGCGGCGTCCGCCTCGACGCCGCCGAGCACGGCCGCGTCCTCTGCTCCTTCCTAGTCACCCCACGCCACGCC AGCCCCCAAGGGTATCTCCTCAGCGGCGTCACGGCAACGCTCGCCGACCAGATGGGGTCGGCTGTGATCTACTCCATCGGGGTAGGCTTGGGCGGGGAAGACTTCAGCGGTGTAGGCTTGAGCGGGGTCTCCCTCGAGATCAGCGTGTCCTACGTTGACACGGCCACCGTCGGG GAAGAAATAGAGGTTGAGGGGAAGCTGTTGCGTGCTGGAAAATCAGTCTGTGTTGTCTCTATTGATTTCAGGAAGAAAAGGACTGGCAAATTGATAGCTCAGGCCCGTCATACAAAGTACCTTGCTGTATCTAGCAAATT GTGA